The Ananas comosus chloroplast DNA, complete genome genome contains a region encoding:
- the ndhB gene encoding NADH-plastoquinone oxidoreductase subunit 2: MIWHVQNENFILDSTRIFMKAFHLLLFHGSFIFPECILIFGLILLLMIDSTSDQKDRPWFYFISSTSLVISITALLFRWREEPIISFSGNFQTNNFNEIFQFLILLCSTLCIPLSVEYIECTEMAITEFLLFVLTATLGGMFLCGANDLITIFVAPECFSLCSYLLSGYTKRDVRSNEATMKYLLMGGASSSILVHGFSWLYGSSGGEIELQEIVNGLINTQMYNSPGISIALIFITVGIGFKLSPAPFHQWTPDVYEGSPTPVVAFLSVTSKVAASASATRIFDIPFYFSSNEWHLLLEILAILSMILGNLIAITQTSMKRMLAYSSIGQIGYVIIGIIVGDSNDGYASMITYMLFYISMNLGTFACIVLFGLRTGTDNIRDYAGLYTKDPFLALSSALCLLSLGGLPPLAGFFGKLYLFWCGWQAGLYFLVSIGLLTSVVSIYYYLKIIKLLMTGRNQEITPYVRNYRRSPLRSNNSIELSMTVCVIASTIPGISMNPILAIAQDTLF, encoded by the exons ATGATCTGGCATGTACAGAATGAAAACTTCATTCTCGATTCTACGAGAATTTTTATGAAAGCGTTTCATTTGCTTCTCTTCCATGGAAGTTTCATTTTCCCAGAATGTATCCTAATTTTTGGTCTAATTCTTCTTCTGATGATCGATTCAACCTCTGATCAAAAAGATAGACCTTGGTTCTATTTCATCTCTTCAACTAGTTTAGTAATAAGCATAACGGCCCTATTGTTCCGATGGAGAGAAGAACCTATAATTAGCTTTTCGGGAAATTTCCAAACGAACAATTTCAACGAAATCTTTCAATTTCTTATTTTACTATGTTCAACTCTATGTATTCCTCTATCCGTAGAGTACATTGAATGTACAGAAATGGCTATAACAGAGTTTCTGTTATTCGTATTAACAGCTACTCTAGGAGGAATGTTTTTATGTGGTGCTAACGATTTAATAACTATCTTTGTAGCTCCAGAATGTTTCAGTTTATGTTCCTACCTATTATCCGGATATACCAAGAGAGATGTACGGTCTAATGAGGCTACTATGAAATATTTACTCATGGGTGGGGCAAGCTCTTCTATTCTGGTTCATGGTTTCTCTTGGCTATATGGTTCATCTGGGGGGGAGATCGAGCTTCAAGAAATAGTGAATGGTCTTATCAATACACAAATGTATAACTCCCCAGGAATTTCAATTGCGCTTATATTCATCACTGTAGGAATTGGGTTCAAGCTTTCCCCAGCCCCTTTTCATCAATGGACTCCTGACGTATACGAAGGA TCTCCCACTCCAGTCGTTGCTTTTCTTTCTGTTACTTCGAAAGTAGCTGCTTCAGCTTCAGCCACGCGAATTTTCGATATTCCTTTTTATTTCTCATCAAACGAATGGCATCTTCTTCTGGAAATCCTAGCTATTCTTAGCATGATATTGGGGAATCTCATTGCTATTACTCAAACAAGCATGAAACGTATGCTTGCATATTCGTCCATCGGTCAAATCGGATATGTAATTATTGGAATAATTGTTGGAGACTCAAATGATGGATATGCAAGCATGATAACTTATATGCTGTTCTATATCTCCATGAATCTAGGAACTTTTGCTTGCATTGTATTATTTGGTCTACGTACCGGAACTGATAACATTCGAGATTATGCAGGATTATACACGAAAGATCCTTTTTTGGCTCTCTCTTCAGCCCTATGTCTCTTATCCCTAGGAGGTCTTCCTCCACTAGCAGGTTTTTTCGGAAAACTCTATCTATTCTGGTGTGGATGGCAGGCAGGCCTATATTTCTTGGTTTCAATAGGACTCCTTACGAGCGTTGTTTCTATCTACTATTATCTAAAAATAATCAAGTTATTAATGACTGGACGAAACCAAGAAATAACCCCTTACGTGCGAAATTATAGAAGATCCCCTTTAAGATCAAACAATTCCATCGAATTGAGTATGACTGTATGTGTGATAGCATCTACTATACCAGGAATATCAATGAACCCAATTCTTGCAATTGCTCAGGATACCCTCTTTTAG
- the rps7 gene encoding ribosomal protein S7, protein MSRRGTAEEKTPKSDPIYRNRLVNMLVNRIMKHGKKSLAYQIIYRAVKKIQQKTETNPLSVLRQAIRGVTPDIAVKARRVGGSTHQVPIEIGSTQGKALAIRWLLGASRKRPGRNMAFKLSSELVDAAKGSGDAIRKKEETHRMAEANRAFAHFR, encoded by the coding sequence ATGTCACGTCGAGGTACTGCAGAAGAAAAAACTCCAAAATCCGATCCAATTTATCGTAATCGATTAGTTAACATGTTGGTTAACCGTATTATGAAACACGGAAAAAAATCATTGGCTTATCAAATTATCTATCGAGCCGTGAAAAAGATTCAACAAAAGACAGAAACAAATCCACTATCTGTTTTACGTCAAGCAATACGTGGAGTAACTCCCGATATAGCAGTAAAAGCAAGACGTGTAGGCGGATCGACTCATCAAGTTCCTATTGAAATAGGATCTACACAAGGAAAAGCACTTGCCATTCGTTGGTTATTAGGAGCATCCCGAAAGCGTCCGGGTCGAAATATGGCTTTCAAATTAAGTTCCGAATTAGTAGATGCTGCCAAAGGGAGTGGCGATGCCATACGCAAAAAGGAAGAGACTCATAGAATGGCAGAGGCAAATAGAGCTTTTGCACATTTTCGTTAA